Within the Leptospira wolffii serovar Khorat str. Khorat-H2 genome, the region TCTTTCTATGTTAATTATATCGAATTCACCGAAGTCATCGGCAACGAATTCAACAAATTCAGAGATTACCTGGTTTTCCCGATCGTCATTCGATTTTGAAATAAAATTTATTTTCATACAAATATTTGTTACTTAATGGCGGCTAACGACCAAGGCTTGACGACGTTTCGCGAGTGCGAAAGCACTTGGCGCGAGGCTCGCTATGCAAGACGAGTGACAAAGCGAAATGTGCCGAAGGCCAAGCGAGAGTTGCGAAGCAATCTCGAAGCGATGCGTCAGAGCCGAAAGTTAGGCGACGTTCCGGATCGAACAGCAAATAATTAAATTAATCATGGTTCAATTATGATTTTTGAACCAACTGAAACTATTTCTATCAACTTATCCATTTGTTCATTAGTAACTGCAATACAGCCATGAGTCCAGTCCCAAAATGTATGTAATCTCCCTACCCAATTCCATTTTGTCTGCATTCCATGAATTAGTATCCCACCACCAGGGTTTACTCCATTTTCTTTTGCCTTTTTTATTTGATCAATTTTTGG harbors:
- a CDS encoding L,D-transpeptidase family protein is translated as NPDGNKLQEGDGKTPEGEYKLDYLINDWEYYKAFHISYPKIDQIKKAKENGVNPGGGILIHGMQTKWNWVGRLHTFWDWTHGCIAVTNEQMDKLIEIVSVGSKIIIEP